In bacterium, one genomic interval encodes:
- a CDS encoding acyl-CoA dehydrogenase family protein, with translation MDFNFSEEQNYVRDVARRFADEKLFPRAGEFDHTEKLDRALVKEMADLGLMGVKVPEEYGGAGLDNLAYTISIEELARGCASHALVAAVHGSLFAMPILEAGTEEQKKKYLPPVCAGEKFAAYSLSESGAGSDAASLTLQATDDGDSYVLNGTKLWVTHGSIADFVIVFATVDKSLKTKGIAAFVVEADKQGFAVGKNEVKMGYKASPTAELIFTDYRVPKANRIGDVGRGFNIAMETLNHGRISVGAQSVGMAQRAFEIAARYAQERKQFGKPLADFQGIQFKLAEMQAKLHAARLVTYEAAWKKDSGLPVAKDAAIAKMYASEVGTEIAHQAIQILGGYGYTHEYNVERIYRDVRLCEIFEGTNEVQRIVIAREVLKEYAATIS, from the coding sequence ATGGACTTCAATTTTTCCGAAGAACAGAACTACGTTCGCGATGTCGCTCGGCGCTTTGCCGACGAAAAGCTCTTCCCGCGCGCCGGTGAATTTGACCACACCGAAAAGCTTGACCGGGCGTTAGTTAAGGAGATGGCTGACCTCGGATTGATGGGGGTAAAGGTCCCTGAGGAATATGGCGGGGCCGGATTGGACAACCTTGCCTATACAATATCAATCGAAGAACTTGCCCGTGGGTGCGCCTCGCACGCTCTTGTCGCGGCGGTGCATGGGTCACTGTTTGCCATGCCAATACTTGAGGCGGGCACGGAAGAACAAAAGAAGAAGTATCTCCCGCCTGTCTGTGCAGGGGAGAAGTTTGCGGCCTATTCGCTATCTGAGTCCGGGGCCGGTTCGGATGCGGCATCGCTGACGCTTCAGGCGACCGACGATGGTGACTCGTATGTCCTGAACGGTACCAAGCTGTGGGTGACGCACGGATCGATCGCTGATTTCGTGATCGTTTTTGCCACTGTCGATAAATCGCTGAAAACCAAAGGGATAGCCGCGTTTGTTGTCGAGGCCGACAAGCAGGGGTTTGCTGTGGGAAAAAACGAAGTCAAAATGGGATACAAGGCCTCGCCAACTGCGGAGCTGATCTTCACGGACTATCGGGTGCCCAAGGCAAATCGGATCGGCGATGTCGGGCGTGGGTTCAACATTGCCATGGAGACGCTCAATCATGGGCGTATTTCGGTTGGTGCGCAGTCGGTTGGGATGGCCCAGCGGGCGTTTGAGATCGCCGCACGATACGCGCAGGAACGGAAGCAATTCGGAAAGCCGCTCGCCGATTTCCAGGGGATCCAGTTCAAATTGGCCGAAATGCAGGCCAAACTGCATGCTGCACGACTGGTGACCTACGAAGCGGCATGGAAGAAAGACTCTGGCCTGCCGGTGGCAAAAGATGCCGCCATTGCCAAGATGTACGCCTCGGAAGTAGGGACTGAGATAGCCCACCAGGCGATCCAGATCCTCGGCGGTTATGGATACACCCACGAGTACAATGTTGAGCGGATCTATCGCGACGTACGTCTCTGCGAGATTTTCGAAGGGACCAATGAGGTGCAACGGATCGTGATCGCCCGTGAAGTGTTAAAAGAGTACGCAGCGACGATCTCATAA
- the nadE gene encoding NAD(+) synthase, whose amino-acid sequence MDISPMVDAYFGSPATEDRIRVGNFAARIRMAILFDMSRESGCMVLGTSNRTEFCLGYTTWFGDSAASINPIAELYKTEVLAMARQVGLPGEIIDKPPSADLWPGQTDEEEIGVRYEQIDGILRRVIDDGETSMEQLVKDGFEMVDISRVVSLVNRHSYKRNMPVIAPLGRVAVPQRLQVQV is encoded by the coding sequence GTGGATATCTCCCCAATGGTGGACGCTTATTTCGGCTCACCAGCAACAGAGGATCGAATCCGGGTTGGAAACTTTGCGGCGCGAATCCGGATGGCAATCCTCTTCGACATGTCACGGGAAAGCGGCTGCATGGTGCTGGGGACCTCTAATCGTACCGAGTTCTGTTTGGGGTATACGACCTGGTTTGGGGATTCGGCAGCATCGATAAATCCGATCGCGGAGTTGTATAAGACCGAAGTGCTGGCGATGGCCCGACAAGTTGGGCTCCCTGGCGAGATAATCGACAAGCCACCTTCCGCCGATCTCTGGCCGGGCCAGACGGACGAGGAAGAGATAGGCGTCAGGTATGAGCAGATCGATGGCATACTCAGGCGAGTGATCGACGATGGCGAGACTTCGATGGAGCAGTTAGTAAAAGACGGCTTTGAAATGGTAGATATCAGCCGGGTGGTTTCGCTGGTGAACCGGCATAGTTATAAACGAAACATGCCGGTAATTGCGCCGTTGGGACGAGTCGCGGTGCCGCAACGCTTGCAGGTGCAGGTATGA
- the rsmI gene encoding 16S rRNA (cytidine(1402)-2'-O)-methyltransferase produces the protein MTEGNAPKGTLYLVPTPIGNLSDITSRALEVLKEVEIVACEDTRTSGNLLSKFGIKKRLVSYHEFNERSRALQLIEALKQGESVAVITDAGTPGISDPAYRVVRAALAEQIEIIPLPGPSALLPALTASGLPTDRFMFEGFLSHKSGARTRRLEKLKDFEHTIIFYESPHRVRQTLTAMLQVFGDRQVCLAREISKKFEQFIRGSISEILSRIGESVKGEVVLVVAGSSGSEKPESESSDDE, from the coding sequence ATGACCGAAGGCAACGCCCCGAAAGGAACGCTCTATCTGGTGCCGACCCCGATCGGGAACCTGTCGGACATAACCTCGCGAGCACTTGAAGTGCTGAAGGAAGTGGAGATCGTTGCCTGCGAGGATACCCGGACCAGCGGGAACCTGTTAAGCAAATTCGGCATTAAAAAGCGACTGGTATCATACCACGAGTTTAATGAAAGAAGTCGAGCACTGCAGTTGATAGAAGCGTTGAAGCAAGGGGAGTCAGTGGCGGTGATAACCGATGCCGGCACGCCCGGCATATCCGATCCCGCCTACCGCGTCGTTCGAGCCGCGTTGGCAGAACAGATCGAGATCATACCGCTTCCCGGGCCGAGTGCGCTTCTGCCTGCCCTGACCGCCTCAGGCTTGCCGACCGACCGCTTTATGTTCGAGGGATTCCTTTCACACAAGTCAGGTGCGAGAACTCGACGGCTGGAGAAGTTGAAGGACTTTGAACATACGATAATCTTCTATGAATCACCTCATCGGGTGCGCCAGACGCTAACCGCCATGTTGCAGGTTTTTGGCGATCGACAGGTATGCCTCGCCCGCGAAATCAGCAAGAAGTTCGAGCAGTTCATCCGCGGCTCGATCAGCGAGATACTCTCCCGGATAGGGGAAAGCGTCAAAGGGGAAGTGGTCTTAGTAGTGGCCGGGTCTTCCGGGTCGGAAAAGCCGGAGAGTGAGAGCAGCGACGATGAATAG
- a CDS encoding cupin domain-containing protein, with protein MLAKVSIAEKLASFDELWSPKVIGELNGQLVKVVKFEGEYVWHFHANEDELFLVIEGEMEIHLRDGVVTLKPGEYCIVPKGIEHKPAAKKLCKVLLFEPAATRNTGNVDHQYTIEPEDLEKI; from the coding sequence GTGCTCGCCAAAGTCAGTATCGCCGAAAAACTGGCATCGTTCGACGAACTCTGGTCGCCCAAAGTGATCGGGGAGTTAAATGGGCAATTGGTCAAAGTGGTCAAATTCGAAGGAGAGTATGTTTGGCACTTTCATGCGAACGAGGACGAGCTTTTCCTGGTGATCGAAGGAGAGATGGAGATACACCTCAGGGATGGGGTAGTCACGCTCAAACCGGGTGAGTATTGCATTGTCCCGAAGGGGATCGAGCATAAGCCAGCCGCGAAAAAGCTCTGCAAGGTGCTGCTTTTCGAGCCGGCGGCGACTCGAAATACCGGGAATGTGGACCACCAGTATACGATCGAGCCTGAAGATCTGGAGAAGATATAG
- the lgt gene encoding prolipoprotein diacylglyceryl transferase has translation MYPELFHVGPIPIRSYGLMLALSFLFGVLYVKKMADRDGKPFDPYLTVASYLIFFGVVGARLFYVLFHLEEFAGNWSAVFNPFSDAGYVGIAGLNLYGGVLFAVGSAALYCYRKKMSILDTFDYFAPTLGLGLGITRIGCFLNGCCFGVPTDLPWGVTFPEGSIPHYVFGDAHLHPTQIYSSLYGIGLFILLHYVIKHRSFVGQAVALVFMIEALFRYLIENLRWYESEMTFNLGGSEITYNQVISLGLFLLGLSIYLIQRRRASIRA, from the coding sequence ATGTATCCTGAACTGTTTCATGTCGGTCCGATTCCGATCCGCTCCTACGGGTTGATGCTGGCGCTGTCGTTTCTGTTTGGTGTGCTGTATGTCAAGAAGATGGCGGACCGCGACGGCAAGCCGTTTGATCCGTACCTGACTGTGGCATCATATCTGATCTTTTTCGGGGTGGTGGGTGCGCGGCTGTTTTATGTGCTTTTCCATCTTGAGGAATTTGCGGGGAATTGGTCGGCGGTCTTCAATCCATTCTCGGATGCCGGGTATGTTGGCATTGCCGGGTTGAACCTCTACGGTGGAGTCTTGTTTGCGGTCGGTTCGGCGGCACTGTACTGCTATCGCAAGAAGATGAGCATATTGGATACTTTCGATTACTTTGCCCCGACCCTGGGGCTGGGCCTCGGGATAACGCGCATCGGCTGTTTTCTCAATGGCTGCTGTTTTGGTGTGCCAACTGACCTCCCTTGGGGAGTTACATTTCCGGAGGGGTCAATACCACACTACGTGTTTGGCGATGCGCATTTGCATCCGACGCAGATCTACAGCTCGCTGTATGGGATCGGGCTGTTCATCCTGCTGCACTATGTGATCAAACACCGGAGTTTTGTAGGCCAGGCAGTCGCGCTGGTTTTCATGATTGAGGCACTTTTCCGGTATCTGATAGAGAATCTGCGCTGGTATGAGTCGGAGATGACGTTTAATCTGGGCGGTTCGGAGATAACCTATAATCAGGTTATCTCGTTAGGATTGTTCCTACTGGGACTGTCAATCTACCTGATCCAGCGGAGGCGAGCCTCGATAAGGGCCTGA
- the lpxD gene encoding UDP-3-O-(3-hydroxymyristoyl)glucosamine N-acyltransferase, giving the protein MTSSTNKSPLTLAELAALVGGTIEGDGRTFITGAAPIESARAGEISFVANPNYLQYIETTGASALVLDPKTECAHKPTIRHQNPYLVFAKIVDRLYADPVLVEPGISPHAVIEAGAVIGADCAIGPFCHIRSTAKIGDRCQLVSSVYVGDRAEIGPNSLVHPGVKILHGVKVGARAIIHAGTVIGSDGFGFAPTPTGMMKIKQVGWVEISDDVEIGANVAIDRGALGPTRIGRGTKIDNLVHLAHNVQVGEDCLIIAQVGISGSTKLGNRVILAGQVGLVGHIELGDDVRVGAQSGVKDSVPAGKTMFGYPAREIMATKRIEASLSRLPDLFKRVRRLEDESSKKSGQ; this is encoded by the coding sequence TTGACAAGCTCGACCAATAAATCGCCTTTAACGCTGGCAGAGCTGGCGGCATTAGTCGGCGGAACGATTGAAGGGGATGGCCGCACGTTTATTACCGGTGCGGCCCCCATCGAGTCGGCCCGCGCGGGGGAGATCTCGTTTGTCGCCAATCCGAATTATTTGCAGTATATCGAAACCACCGGTGCCTCAGCACTGGTGCTCGATCCCAAAACGGAATGCGCCCACAAGCCGACCATTCGTCACCAGAATCCATATTTGGTTTTCGCCAAGATTGTTGATCGCCTGTATGCCGACCCGGTTCTGGTGGAGCCGGGGATCAGTCCTCATGCGGTGATTGAAGCTGGCGCGGTAATAGGCGCCGACTGCGCGATTGGACCGTTCTGCCATATTCGTTCGACCGCCAAGATCGGCGACCGTTGTCAATTAGTCTCATCTGTCTACGTGGGCGACCGTGCCGAAATAGGTCCGAACAGCCTGGTTCACCCGGGGGTAAAGATCCTGCACGGTGTCAAGGTTGGCGCCCGTGCGATCATACATGCCGGGACCGTTATCGGCTCGGACGGTTTTGGGTTTGCACCAACGCCGACCGGGATGATGAAGATCAAACAAGTTGGGTGGGTGGAGATCTCCGACGATGTTGAGATCGGGGCGAATGTGGCGATCGATCGCGGGGCACTTGGCCCGACGAGAATTGGCCGCGGCACCAAGATCGATAATCTGGTTCATCTCGCCCACAATGTACAGGTTGGCGAAGATTGCCTGATTATCGCGCAGGTCGGTATCTCTGGTTCGACCAAACTCGGCAATCGTGTGATCCTGGCCGGTCAGGTTGGTCTTGTCGGCCATATCGAATTGGGGGATGATGTTAGAGTGGGAGCCCAGTCGGGAGTGAAAGATTCCGTCCCCGCGGGCAAGACAATGTTTGGCTATCCTGCCCGCGAGATCATGGCAACGAAACGGATCGAAGCATCGTTGTCGCGCCTCCCCGATCTTTTCAAGCGGGTGCGACGACTCGAAGACGAATCTTCAAAGAAATCAGGTCAGTAA
- a CDS encoding single-stranded DNA-binding protein has translation MSVNKAILIGRLGKDPELRYTPGGRAVATFSLATSEVYQNQEGQRQEATTWHNIVCWGKTAELAKEYLRKGREVYLEGRISNRSYDDKDGNKRYISEVVVQNMRFIGSRQQGEPGGAAEEADTSPAPAASTGAEDDDLPF, from the coding sequence ATGAGTGTGAACAAAGCTATCCTGATCGGACGGCTTGGCAAAGACCCTGAACTTCGCTATACCCCCGGTGGCCGCGCAGTGGCGACCTTTTCGTTAGCGACCAGCGAAGTCTATCAGAATCAGGAAGGTCAGCGCCAGGAAGCGACTACCTGGCATAACATAGTCTGTTGGGGGAAAACCGCAGAACTGGCCAAAGAGTACCTTCGCAAGGGGCGCGAGGTCTATCTTGAGGGACGTATCTCCAACCGGAGCTACGATGACAAGGACGGCAACAAGAGATATATCTCCGAGGTCGTCGTCCAGAATATGCGCTTCATCGGATCCCGTCAGCAAGGCGAACCGGGCGGTGCTGCCGAAGAAGCCGACACCTCACCAGCCCCTGCCGCCTCGACCGGCGCTGAGGATGATGATCTTCCGTTCTAG
- a CDS encoding protein kinase has product MSDGFEQDKTRSVPMQASGAIVNHYRIERLLGAGGMGEVYLADDTKLGRKVALKLLPLAFSTQADLKARLLREAQAAAMLNHPNIMTVYEVGESDGRLFIALEHVDGSPLSELLRSTQFSTEEAGQILLQICEGIAEAHDKGVIHRDIKPSNILLSKQGRVKLVDFGLASIASSDRLTVDGARVGTIGYMSPEQIEGATADVRSDIFALGVVAYELLAGKNPFRRDDDAATLYSLLHHQPVPLPELRSDVPVTLSLVVEQMLSKSPTLRYQSVNAVIADLKQGSSSRNAAAAAPVESGQQAPSIAVLPFEDLSSSRDQEYFCDGITEEIISSLSHIDGLRVVSRTSSFQFKGKGQDIRRIGAQLNVGTLLEGSLRKVEGRLRVTAKLISVADGFNLWAGKYDRAAEDIFAVQDEIAQAIVETLKDRLLGKTTSETVKEPARRHSANVEAYHYYLQGRFHWNARDRQSVIKSLEYFRKALDLDPVYALAYVGLSDAYFMLGAYDFLDPKVAVPAARQAALKALELDDSLAEAHTAYAGLLVFFHFDWKRGEAEFLRAIQLNSGYSTTYQWYAEMLTFQARYEEARRNFETAIDLDPLSHIHPTMFGYMFAVMGDLKRSNENYLRAIDLGSQNYNLYSWYALNLLELGRIEAARLHNQRARELAGRSSYPLMVDAFIAGRTGDTASAREVIDKLEAAAMTEYLPPSYIYLLHYYFGDRDRAYSWLERARETRDVELLFILLPTFNEAASDPHAQTLLESFGIRRRPQS; this is encoded by the coding sequence GTGAGCGACGGTTTCGAACAGGATAAGACCAGATCGGTGCCTATGCAAGCCAGCGGCGCCATTGTCAACCACTACCGGATCGAGCGACTGCTCGGTGCGGGTGGGATGGGCGAGGTCTATCTGGCCGACGACACCAAGTTGGGACGCAAAGTCGCACTCAAACTGCTTCCTCTGGCTTTCTCTACTCAGGCTGATCTGAAAGCACGGTTACTCCGTGAGGCACAGGCCGCCGCAATGCTGAATCACCCCAATATCATGACCGTGTACGAGGTTGGAGAATCTGACGGTCGGCTATTTATCGCCCTCGAGCATGTTGATGGCTCCCCCCTCTCGGAACTACTCCGCTCAACCCAATTCTCGACAGAAGAGGCCGGACAGATCCTCTTGCAGATATGTGAAGGGATAGCGGAGGCGCATGACAAAGGGGTGATACATCGCGATATCAAGCCTTCGAATATTCTTTTGAGCAAACAAGGGCGCGTGAAACTGGTCGACTTCGGGCTCGCTTCAATAGCCTCTTCTGATAGGCTAACTGTTGACGGTGCTCGAGTCGGTACGATCGGCTACATGTCTCCCGAGCAAATCGAAGGCGCGACAGCGGATGTACGCTCCGACATTTTCGCTCTGGGCGTGGTCGCGTATGAACTGTTGGCAGGCAAAAACCCGTTCCGCCGTGACGATGATGCCGCCACCCTTTACTCCCTGTTGCATCACCAACCTGTGCCACTGCCCGAATTGCGATCTGATGTGCCCGTCACGCTCTCTTTGGTGGTTGAGCAAATGCTTTCCAAATCTCCCACCCTTCGCTACCAATCAGTGAATGCCGTTATCGCCGACCTGAAGCAAGGTTCTTCGTCAAGAAATGCAGCTGCCGCCGCGCCAGTTGAAAGCGGTCAACAGGCACCATCGATCGCCGTCCTGCCATTTGAGGACCTGTCTTCATCCCGAGACCAGGAGTACTTCTGCGACGGGATCACTGAGGAGATCATCAGTTCTCTCAGCCATATTGACGGCCTTCGAGTAGTCTCGCGAACCTCATCGTTCCAATTCAAAGGGAAGGGCCAGGATATCCGGCGAATCGGAGCACAACTCAATGTGGGAACATTGCTCGAGGGTTCGCTTCGCAAAGTAGAGGGACGCTTGCGCGTCACCGCCAAATTGATAAGTGTTGCTGATGGGTTTAATCTCTGGGCCGGAAAATACGACCGGGCCGCCGAGGATATCTTTGCCGTTCAGGACGAGATCGCCCAAGCGATTGTCGAAACGCTCAAGGACCGTTTGCTTGGTAAAACGACGTCCGAGACAGTGAAGGAACCGGCGCGTCGCCATTCTGCCAATGTTGAGGCTTACCACTATTATCTCCAGGGTCGGTTCCACTGGAACGCACGCGATCGCCAGTCAGTTATCAAATCTCTGGAATATTTCCGTAAGGCCCTCGATCTCGACCCCGTCTATGCGCTGGCATATGTTGGATTATCAGACGCCTACTTTATGCTGGGGGCGTACGATTTTCTTGATCCCAAGGTTGCGGTTCCTGCCGCCCGTCAGGCGGCGCTCAAAGCTCTTGAACTGGATGATTCCCTCGCTGAAGCACACACGGCGTATGCGGGCCTGCTGGTCTTCTTCCACTTCGATTGGAAACGAGGTGAAGCGGAATTTCTGCGCGCCATTCAGTTGAACAGCGGCTACAGCACTACTTACCAGTGGTATGCTGAGATGCTGACGTTCCAGGCACGGTACGAGGAAGCAAGACGGAATTTCGAAACGGCCATCGACCTTGACCCGCTCTCTCACATCCATCCTACTATGTTTGGATATATGTTCGCGGTGATGGGAGACCTGAAACGGAGCAACGAAAACTACCTGCGCGCCATTGACCTTGGTTCTCAAAACTATAATCTGTACAGCTGGTATGCGTTGAATTTGCTGGAGTTGGGACGGATTGAAGCTGCCCGCCTGCATAATCAGCGAGCGCGTGAACTGGCTGGCCGAAGTTCCTATCCGCTGATGGTCGATGCCTTTATCGCCGGACGAACTGGCGATACTGCATCGGCCAGGGAAGTTATCGATAAACTCGAGGCTGCCGCAATGACGGAGTATCTCCCGCCCTCTTACATATATCTCTTGCACTATTACTTCGGAGACCGCGACAGAGCCTATTCATGGCTTGAACGAGCGCGCGAGACCCGGGATGTCGAACTGCTCTTTATTTTATTGCCGACCTTCAATGAAGCCGCGTCAGATCCCCACGCGCAAACACTCCTTGAAAGTTTTGGTATCCGACGTCGGCCACAGTCCTAA
- a CDS encoding phosphatase PAP2 family protein, with the protein MNRLFRNPVYPMDWIIIGYCLVMVAILLSVGRPLEQYTDELTFYALTAVLVVLIVRIFGERQSGLFRFVRLLYPAILFTAFYRMTGGMMFLLHDKFMDAQLSGFEQGILGFEPSLYIDRYLLNPWITEILMGSYFSYYLMLPALFIPLFIWKKYDMIRQSLAAISLTFFIGYMLFFVYPVEGPRWHYMDQYVHAVEGPFFRQIVEFVQANGSVRGGCVPSTHVAVALIIMVYFFRISKPIGWLMAALNLGMAVGTVWGRYHYMTDVLVGTAIACGAIWVVDKYHPNYTTTSAGSAANLQVRVQNVS; encoded by the coding sequence ATGAATAGGCTGTTTCGCAATCCCGTCTATCCGATGGATTGGATCATTATCGGCTATTGCCTGGTGATGGTGGCGATCCTGCTTTCAGTCGGCAGACCCTTGGAGCAGTACACGGATGAATTGACATTCTACGCATTGACAGCCGTACTGGTGGTCCTCATTGTCCGAATCTTTGGGGAACGGCAATCGGGTCTGTTTCGATTTGTCAGGCTTCTCTATCCGGCGATCCTCTTTACGGCGTTTTATCGGATGACCGGTGGCATGATGTTCCTGTTGCATGATAAGTTCATGGATGCTCAGTTGAGCGGATTCGAGCAGGGAATACTCGGGTTTGAACCGTCGCTGTATATAGATAGATACTTACTCAACCCCTGGATCACCGAAATACTCATGGGGAGCTATTTCAGTTACTACCTGATGCTCCCGGCGTTGTTCATTCCGCTCTTCATATGGAAGAAATATGACATGATTCGTCAGTCGCTGGCGGCGATCAGCCTGACATTTTTCATCGGTTACATGCTGTTTTTTGTGTATCCGGTGGAGGGACCTCGCTGGCATTACATGGATCAGTATGTGCATGCAGTCGAGGGACCTTTTTTCAGACAGATAGTGGAGTTCGTTCAAGCCAACGGATCCGTGCGCGGCGGATGTGTCCCTTCGACTCATGTCGCGGTGGCGCTTATCATCATGGTTTATTTCTTCAGGATCTCCAAGCCGATCGGCTGGTTGATGGCTGCACTCAATCTGGGAATGGCTGTCGGAACGGTTTGGGGACGGTACCATTACATGACGGATGTCCTTGTCGGGACAGCGATCGCGTGTGGCGCGATCTGGGTGGTAGACAAATATCACCCGAACTACACAACAACTTCGGCCGGCTCGGCCGCAAATCTTCAGGTGAGAGTACAGAATGTATCCTGA
- a CDS encoding DUF4342 domain-containing protein: protein MNEEKTFTEEIKVSGEQLVDTVKKLIHEANVRRVIIKNEEGKTLIEMPVSIAGVGVILAPIVAAVGAIAAVVTNCTIVVVKEKE, encoded by the coding sequence ATGAACGAAGAAAAGACATTCACCGAAGAGATCAAGGTCAGCGGCGAACAACTGGTCGACACCGTTAAGAAGTTGATCCATGAAGCCAATGTCCGGCGCGTGATCATCAAAAACGAAGAAGGGAAGACGCTGATCGAGATGCCGGTATCCATCGCGGGTGTCGGAGTGATCCTTGCCCCGATCGTGGCGGCCGTCGGAGCGATCGCGGCAGTGGTCACCAACTGTACGATCGTCGTGGTCAAGGAAAAGGAATAG
- a CDS encoding GNAT family N-acetyltransferase, producing the protein MQTSTIEILEFKPKYARHFQEINQSWLEEFFTVEPYDRIVLDDPLGEIIARGGAILFASIEGEIVGTCALIKHTDTKYELAKMGVVRSHRGKGIGRKLALAAIAKAKKLGAASLVLATSPNLEAANALYHSMGFQEVGLEEIGPLPYKENQS; encoded by the coding sequence ATGCAAACAAGCACTATAGAAATCCTCGAATTCAAGCCGAAATACGCGCGGCATTTTCAGGAGATCAATCAGTCCTGGCTGGAAGAGTTTTTCACAGTTGAACCATATGACCGGATAGTACTTGATGACCCCCTTGGTGAGATCATTGCACGCGGTGGCGCCATTCTGTTTGCTTCGATTGAAGGAGAGATAGTAGGGACCTGTGCCCTGATCAAGCATACCGATACCAAGTACGAACTGGCCAAGATGGGAGTGGTGCGGTCACACCGTGGCAAGGGGATCGGCAGGAAGCTGGCCCTGGCCGCGATCGCAAAGGCAAAAAAGCTCGGAGCTGCTTCACTCGTTCTGGCGACCAGCCCAAACCTCGAGGCGGCCAACGCACTCTACCACAGTATGGGGTTCCAGGAAGTTGGCCTGGAGGAGATCGGTCCTCTGCCATACAAAGAAAATCAATCGTGA